The following proteins are co-located in the Mus caroli chromosome 7, CAROLI_EIJ_v1.1, whole genome shotgun sequence genome:
- the LOC110298848 gene encoding olfactory receptor 52H1-like produces the protein MYNLSCYNPASFTLVGIPGLEKLHIWIGIPFCVIYVVAIVGNCILLYLIAVEQSLHEPMFIFLSMLASTDLILSTATVPKLLTNLWFGSQEITFSGCLTQMFFLHFSFVVDSAILLAMAFDRYVAICLPLRYSTILTPQVIVKIMVSIIVRSFSVILPDVFLLRRLPFCKTRVIPHTYCEHIGVARLSSADISINIWYGFSVPLMTVISDVILIAVSYIFILRAVFLLSSQGARQKALSTCGSHICVILMFYTPAFFSILAHRFGHSVPRNVLILFANFYVAIPPALNPVVYGVKTKQIQDKFLLFFSLRKTQ, from the coding sequence ATGTATAACCTAAGCTGTTACAACCCAGCATCCTTCACTCTTGTTGGCATACCTGGTTTGGAAAAGCTTCACATCTGGATTGGGATTCCCTTTTGTGTCATCTATGTTGTGGCTATTGTAGGCAACTGCATTCTTCTCTACCTGATTGCAGTGGAGCAGAGCCTTCACGAGCCCATGTTTATATTCCTGTCCATGCTGGCCAGCACAGACCTCATCTTGTCCACTGCCACAGTGCCCAAACTTCTCACTAACCTTTGGTTTGGGTCCCAAGAAATAACCTTCTCTGGTTGTCTCACTCAGATGTTTTTCCTCCACTTCAGCTTTGTGGTGGACTCTGCTATCCTGTTAGCCATGGCGTTTGATCGCTATGTGGCTATCTGCTTGCCCTTGAGGTATAGTACCATCCTGACTCCGCAGGTGATTGTCAAGATTATGGTGAGCATCATTGTGAGGAGCTTCTCAGTCATCCTGCCAGATGTTTTCCTGCTGAGGCGGTTGCCATTTTGCAAGACCCGTGTCATTCCTCACACATACTGTGAGCATATAGGTGTTGCAAGGCTTTCCTCTGCAGACATCTCTATCAACATCTGGTATGGGTTTTCTGTTCCGCTCATGACTGTAATCTCAGATGTCATACTGATTGCAGTATCCTACATTTTCATCCTCCGGGCAGTTTTTCTGCTCTCTTCCCAGGGTGCCCGCCAAAAGGCCTTGAGCACATGTGGTTCCCATATCTGTGTCATTCTCATGTTCTACACACCTGCCTTCTTCTCCATCCTCGCTCATCGCTTTGGGCACAGTGTTCCTCGTAATGTTCTTATCTTATTTGCCAACTTCTATGTGGCCATCCCTCCTGCTCTAAATCCAGTTGTTTATGGAGTGAAGACCAAGCAGATCCAGGAcaaattccttcttttcttctctttgagaaAGACACAATGA